From the genome of Burkholderia cepacia ATCC 25416:
TCGGCATCGGCGGCTCCGATTCGGCGCTGAACGAGTTCAAGAAGCCGCAGCCGACGGGCTTCTACGGCACCGTGATCATCAGCCCGAAGCGCCACGGCGAGGAAACCTCCGACCTGATGTACGCGTGGATCACGCAGGGCAAGGCACCGCCGGCGCTGACGCTGACGACGGGCATGCTCGCGACGCGCGACAACGTGTCGAAGGTGCGCGACGAGATGGGGCTCGCGTCGAAGTAAGCGGCCCGCCGGCTGCCGCGGCGATGCGGCGGCCGGCGGTCGATCGATTCCGGAAGTGGAGAGGCGACGTGTCAGCGGCACTGCGTTTTGACAATATCGGCAAGGTATTTCCCGGCGTGCGCGCACTCGACGGCATCTCGTTCGACGTGCATGCGGGCGAGGTGCATGGCCTGATGGGCGAGAACGGCGCGGGCAAGTCGACGCTGCTGAAGATTCTCGGCGGCGAATACCAGCCCGATGCGGGCAGCGTGCTGGTCGACGGCCAGCCCGTGCAGTTCGCGAATGCGGCCGCGTCGATCGCGGCCGGCATCGCGGTGATTCACCAGGAGCTGCAGTACGTGCCCGACCTGACGGTCGCGGAAAACCTGCTGCTCGGCCGCCTGCCGAATGCGTTCGGCTGGGTGAGGAAGCGCGAGGCGAAGCGCTACGTGCGCGAGCGGCTCGCGGCGATGGGTGTCGATCTCGATCCCGATGCGAAGCTCGGGCGGCTGTCGATCGCGCAGCGGCAGATGGTCGAGATCTGCAAGGCGCTGATGCGCAATGCGCGCGTGATCGCGCTCGACGAACCGACCAGTTCGCTGTCGCATCGCGAGACCGAGGTGCTGTTCAAGCTCGTCGACGACCTGCGCGCGCAGGGCCGCGCGCTGATCTACATCTCGCACCGGATGGACGAGATCTACCGGCTCTGCAATGCGTGCACGATCTTCCGCGACGGGCGCAAGATCGCGTCGCACGAATCGCTCGCCGACGTCCCGCGCGAACGGCTCGTCGCCGAAATGGTCGGGCGCGAGATTTCGGATATCTACCATTACGCGCCGCGCACGCTCGGCGACGTGCGGTTCTCCGCCGAAGGCGTCGACGGCCATGCCCTGCGCGAACCCGCGAGCTTCTCGGTGCGCGCGGGCGAGATCGTCGGCTTCTTCGGGCTGGTCGGCGCGGGCCGCAGCGAGCTGATGCGGCTCGTGTACGGCGCGGACCACCGGCGCGCGGGCGTGCTGACGCTCGACGGCGCGCGCATCGACGTGAAGCGCACCGGCGACGCGATCCGCCACGGCATCGTGCTGTGCCCCGAGGATCGCAAGGAAGAAGGGATCATCGCGATCGCGTCGGTCGCGGAGAACATCAACATCAGCTGCCGCCGCCATTCGTTGCGCGCGGGGCTGTTCATCAACCGCAAGGCCGAAAGCGAAACCGCCGACCGTTTCATCCAGCGGCTCAAGATCAAGACGCCGAACCGGCGCCAGAAGATCCGCTTCCTGTCGGGCGGCAACCAGCAGAAGGCGATCCTGTCGCGCTGGCTCGCGGAGCCCGACCTGAAGGTCGTGATCCTCGACGAGCCGACGCGCGGGATCGACGTCGGCGCGAAGCACGAGATCTACGACGTGATCTACCGGCTCGCGGAGCGCGGCTGCGCGATCGTGATGGTGTCGTCGGAGCTGCCGGAAGTGCTCGGCGTGTCCGACCGCATCGTCGTGATGCGCGAAGGCCGGATCGCGGGCGAGCTGCCGCGCGAACGGGCGAACGAGCACGCGGTGCTGAGCCTGGCGCTGCCGCAGACGAGCGCCGTCGAGGCGGCCTGACGCGGGACACGACAATCGAATCGGACGCGCGGCACGGGCCGCGCGATGCAGGAGCAGGAGACACAATCATGCAAGTCAACGAAAACCTCGGCAGCGCCGCCGTGAAGCCCACGGCCGACGCGCTGGTGCCGCAGCAGAGCGACCGCCAGAAGTGGTGGCAGCACCTGACCGAATACAGCCTGATCGCGATCTTCGCGGTGATGTTCATCACGATGTCGCTGACGGTCGATCACTTCTTCTCGATCGACAACATGCTCGGCCTCGCGCTGTCGATCTCGCAGATCGGCATGGTCGCGTGCACGATGATGTTCTGTCTGGCGTCGCGCGACTTCGACCTGTCGATCGGCTCGACCGTCGCGTTCTCGGGCGTGCTGTGCGCGATGGTGCTGAACGCGACCGACAACACGTTCGTCGCGATCGTCGCCGCGGTCGCGGCCGGCGCCGCGATCGGCTTCGTGAACGGCGCGGTGATCGCGTACCTGCGCATCAACGCGCTGATCACGACGCTCGCGACGATGGAGATCGTGCGCGGGCTCGGCTTCATCGTGTCGAAGGGGCAGGCGGTCGGCGTGTCGTCGGATACGTTCATCGGGCTCGGCGGGCTCACGCTCTTCGGTGTGTCGCTGCCGATCTGGGTCACGCTGCTGTGCTTCATCGCGTTCGGCGTGCTGTTGAACCAGACGGTGTATGGCCGCAACACGCTCGCGATCGGCGGCAATCCCGAGGCATCGCGTCTCGCGGGGATCAACGTCGAACGCACGCGCGTGTACATCTTCCTGATCCAGGGCGCGGTGACGGCGCTCGCGGGCGTGATCCTCGCGTCGCGCATCACGTCGGGCCAGCCGAACGCCGCGCAGGGCTTCGAGCTGAATGTGATCTCCGCGTGCGTGCTCGGCGGCGTGTCGCTGATGGGCGGCCGCGCGACGATCTCGGGCGTCGTGATCGGCGTGCTGATCATGGGCACCGTCGAGAACGTGATGAACCTGCTGAACATCGATGCGTTCTACCAGTACCTGGTGCGCGGCGCGATCCTGCTCGCGGCCGTGCTGCTCGACCAGCTGAAGAACCGCGGCGTACGCGACTGACCCCGGCCTGCCCTGACGGAGACGAACCGCATGACCATCGACACTTCCGCGCACGACGCGCACACCACGAGCCACGCGCGCTATGCACGGTATCCGAGCCTCGAGGATCGCGCGGTGCTGATCACGGGCGGCGCGACCGGCATCGGCGCGGCGTTCGTCGAACACTTCGCGTTGCAGGGCGCACGCGTCGCGTTCGTCGACCTCGACGCGAGCGCCGGCGCCGCGCTGGCGGACAGCCTCGCGCACGTACGCCATGCGCCGCTGTTCATCCAGTGCGACCTGACCGACGTCGGCGCGCTGCGCCATGCGATCGACGCGATCCGCGCGCGCATCGGCGCGATCGCGGTGCTCGTGAACAACGCGGCGAACGACGCGCGCCACGCGATCGGCGACGTGACGCCCGAATCGTTCGACGCGGGCATCGCGGTGAACCTGCGTCACCAGTTCTTCGCCGCGCAGGCGGTGATCGACGACATGAAGCAGCAGGGCGGCGGCGCGATCATCAATCTCGGCTCGATCAGCTGGATGCTGAAGAACGGCGGTTATCCCGTCTACGTGATGGCGAAGGCGGCCGTGCAGGGGCTGACGCGCGGTCTTGCGCGCGACCTCGGCCCGTTCGGCATCCGCGTGAATTCGCTGGTGCCGGGCTGGGTGATGACCGACAAGCAGCGCCGGCTGTGGCTCGACGACGCGGGCCGCGCGGCGATCAAGGCCGGCCAGTGCATCGACGCCGAACTGCTGCCCGCCGATCTCGCGCGGATGGCGCTGTTCCTCGCGGCCGACGACAGCCGGATGATCACCGCGCAGGACGTGATCGTCGACGGCGGCTGGGCCTGACCGTTCGCACGACCCGCATTGTTTCTTCGACGAAGGAAAGGAGTTCATCATGACCGCCACGTCCTCGCGCGCATCGTCGTCCACCAGCCAGTCGCGCCGCGCGCGCCTGGCCGCCGCCGCGCAGCCGGTCAGCCCCGGCCCGCAGACGGCAGCCTTCGCGCAGGGCGTCGGCGCCGCGCATGCGGCGGCCGTCACGCTGTCGAACGCGGCGCTGCGGCTCGACGTGCTGCCGCATCTCGGCGGCGGCATCGC
Proteins encoded in this window:
- the araG gene encoding L-arabinose ABC transporter ATP-binding protein AraG: MSAALRFDNIGKVFPGVRALDGISFDVHAGEVHGLMGENGAGKSTLLKILGGEYQPDAGSVLVDGQPVQFANAAASIAAGIAVIHQELQYVPDLTVAENLLLGRLPNAFGWVRKREAKRYVRERLAAMGVDLDPDAKLGRLSIAQRQMVEICKALMRNARVIALDEPTSSLSHRETEVLFKLVDDLRAQGRALIYISHRMDEIYRLCNACTIFRDGRKIASHESLADVPRERLVAEMVGREISDIYHYAPRTLGDVRFSAEGVDGHALREPASFSVRAGEIVGFFGLVGAGRSELMRLVYGADHRRAGVLTLDGARIDVKRTGDAIRHGIVLCPEDRKEEGIIAIASVAENINISCRRHSLRAGLFINRKAESETADRFIQRLKIKTPNRRQKIRFLSGGNQQKAILSRWLAEPDLKVVILDEPTRGIDVGAKHEIYDVIYRLAERGCAIVMVSSELPEVLGVSDRIVVMREGRIAGELPRERANEHAVLSLALPQTSAVEAA
- the araH gene encoding L-arabinose ABC transporter permease AraH, with the translated sequence MQVNENLGSAAVKPTADALVPQQSDRQKWWQHLTEYSLIAIFAVMFITMSLTVDHFFSIDNMLGLALSISQIGMVACTMMFCLASRDFDLSIGSTVAFSGVLCAMVLNATDNTFVAIVAAVAAGAAIGFVNGAVIAYLRINALITTLATMEIVRGLGFIVSKGQAVGVSSDTFIGLGGLTLFGVSLPIWVTLLCFIAFGVLLNQTVYGRNTLAIGGNPEASRLAGINVERTRVYIFLIQGAVTALAGVILASRITSGQPNAAQGFELNVISACVLGGVSLMGGRATISGVVIGVLIMGTVENVMNLLNIDAFYQYLVRGAILLAAVLLDQLKNRGVRD
- a CDS encoding SDR family NAD(P)-dependent oxidoreductase, translating into MTIDTSAHDAHTTSHARYARYPSLEDRAVLITGGATGIGAAFVEHFALQGARVAFVDLDASAGAALADSLAHVRHAPLFIQCDLTDVGALRHAIDAIRARIGAIAVLVNNAANDARHAIGDVTPESFDAGIAVNLRHQFFAAQAVIDDMKQQGGGAIINLGSISWMLKNGGYPVYVMAKAAVQGLTRGLARDLGPFGIRVNSLVPGWVMTDKQRRLWLDDAGRAAIKAGQCIDAELLPADLARMALFLAADDSRMITAQDVIVDGGWA